One segment of Panthera leo isolate Ple1 chromosome A3, P.leo_Ple1_pat1.1, whole genome shotgun sequence DNA contains the following:
- the NCAPH gene encoding condensin complex subunit 2 isoform X2, which yields MGPPCPEIRGHPHSTSSPSERVFSMPLPRKAPLNTPGTPVLEDFPQNDDEKERLQRRRSRVLDLQFSADSPHLLASPSSRNIDVSATIPKFTNTQITEHYSTCIKLSTENKITTKNAFGLHLIDFMSEILKQKDTEPTNFKVAAGTLDASTKIYAVRVDAVHADVYRVLGGLGKDAPSPEVENHDADGSATETGTTKKAQKPKKKHSYKTIEQNISNLNVSEADRKCEIDPMFQKTAASFDECSTAGVFLSTLHCHDYRSELLFPSDVQTLSTEEPLELPDLGWVEMTDLKAPLQQCVEDCQICPSLAGFQFTQWDSEAHNESVSALVDKFKKNEQVFDINAEVEEDDCGDFPDGPVEDDFDANDEPEHSMAGDNAEFRSWKEPCHTHSCPEEMIPLGDGDIRTMCPLLSMKPGEYSYFSPRTMSMWAGPDHWRFRPRLKHDAASKSENKKKNTKKDFEIDFDDDIDFDIYFRKTKAATILTKSTLENQNWRATTLPTDFLYETDNLVQLHLKPGTRLLKMAQGQRAGTEHYEEIGDYDYNNPNDTSNFCPGLQAADSDYEESDDLFVGPVGTFDLTSCHPPKTTQEDDDIPEVQGLDITTYGESNLVAEPQKVNKIEIHYAKTAKKMDMKKLKQSMWSLLTEFSKHADAETNHSETGKDGDMGKVADEKMLSRLTKDLQKSLPPLMAQNLSIPLAFACLLHLANEKNLKLEGTEDLSDILVRQGD from the exons ATGGGGCCTCCCTGCCCAG AAATCCGTGGACACCCCCACAGTACCTCCTCACCTTCAGAACGGGTGTTCTCGATGCCCCTGCCTCGGAAGGCCCCTCTCAATACTCCTGGCACCCCCGTCCTTGAAGACTTTCCTCAGAATGACGACGAAAAGGAGCGACTGCAGCGGAGGCGCTCCCGAGTCCTGGACCTGCAGTTCAGCGCAGACTCGCCTCATTTGCTAGCCTCCCCATCGAGCAG GAATATTGACGTTTCAGCCACGATTCCTAAATTTACAAATACACAGATTACAGAACATTACTCCACCTGTATCAAACTATCCACTGAAAAT aaaattACTACCAAGAATGCTTTTGGTTTGCACTTGATTGATTTCATGTCAGAGATTCTTAAACAGAAAGACACCGAACCGACCAACTTTAAA GTGGCCGCTGGCACTCTGGATGCCAGCACCAAGATCTACGCTGTGCGGGTGGACGCTGTCCATGCCGATGTATACAGAGTCCTCGGGGGGCTGGGCAAAGATGCGCCATCTCCAGAGGTAGAGAACCATGATGCAG atgGAAGTGCTACTGAGACAGGAACAACCAAAAAGGCTCAAAAGCCAAAGAAGAAGCACTCCTACAAAACCATCGAACAGAATATAAGCAACCTCAATGTCTCTGAAGCAGATCGGAAGTGTGAG ATCGATCCCATGTTTCAGAAGACAGCAGCCTCATTCGATGAGTGCAGCACAGCGGGGGTATTTCTCTCGACCCTCCACTGCCATGACTACAGAAGTGAGCTGCTGTTTCCTTCCGATGTCCAGACTCTCTCCACTGAAGAACCCCTGGAGTTGCCAGATTTAGGTTGGGTAGAAATGACAGATTTAAAGG CGCCCTTGCAACAGTGTGTGGAAGATTGCCAGATCTGCCCTTCCCTGGCCGGGTTCCAGTTCACTCAATGGGACAGCGAGGCACATAATGAG TCCGTGTCTGCCCTGGTAGACAAGTTCAAGAAAAACGAACAGGTGTTTGACATCAACGCCGAGGTAGAGGAGGATGACTGCGGGGATTTTCCTGATGGGCCCGTGGAGGACGACTTTGATGCAAACGATGAGCCTGAACACAGCATGGCTGGGGACAACGCTGAGTTCAGGAGCTGGAAGGAACCCTGCCACACTCATAGCTGCCC GGAAGAAATGATTCCCCTTGGGGATGGAGACATTAGGACCATGTGCCCCCTTCTGTCCATGAAACCTGGAGAATATTCCTATTTTAGTCCCCGTACCATGTCGATGTGGGCTGGCCCGGATCACTGGCGCTTTAGACCCCGACTCAAAC ATGATGCTGCCtccaaatcagaaaacaaaaagaagaatacaaagaaagattttgaaattGACTTTGATGATGATATTGACTTTGACATATATTTTCGAAAAACAAAG gctgcTACTATTCTGACCAAATCCACTTTGGAGAATCAGAATTGGAGAGCTACCACTCTTCCTACGGATTTCCTGTATGAGACTGATAATCTTGTCCAGCTGCATCTCAAACCAGGAACCAGG TTACTTAAGATGGCCCAAGGCCAGAGGGCAGGAACTGAACATTATGAAGAAATTGGAGACTATGATTACAACAACCCTAACGACACCTCCAACTTTTGCCCTGGATTACAG GCTGCTGACAGTGATTATGAAGAGTCGGATGATTTATTTGTGGGACCAGTTGGGACCTTTGACCTTACATCTTGCCATCCACCTAAAACAACACAAGAGGATGATGATATCCCTGAAGTCCAAGGATTGGACATCACCACTTATGGGGAGTCGAATCTGGTAGCTGAACCTCAGAAG gtaaataaaattgaaatccaTTATGCCAAGACTGCCAAAAAGATGGACATGAAGAAGTTGAAGCAAAGCATGTGGAGTTTGCTGACAGAGTTCTCCAAGCATGCAGACGCGGAG ACAAACCACAGTGAAACTGGAAAAGACGGGGACATGGGAAAGGTGGCTGATGAGAAGATGCTCAGCAGGCTCACAAAGGATCTGCAGAAGAG CTTGCCTCCCCTCATGGCTCAGAACCTCTCTATACCTCTGGCCTTTGCCTGTCTCCTACATTTAGCCAATGAAAAG AATCTAAAGCTGGAAGGAACTGAGGACCTTTCCGACATTCTTGTGAGGCAAGGGGATTGA
- the NCAPH gene encoding condensin complex subunit 2 isoform X1, translated as MGPPCPEIRGHPHSTSSPSERVFSMPLPRKAPLNTPGTPVLEDFPQNDDEKERLQRRRSRVLDLQFSADSPHLLASPSSRNIDVSATIPKFTNTQITEHYSTCIKLSTENKITTKNAFGLHLIDFMSEILKQKDTEPTNFKVAAGTLDASTKIYAVRVDAVHADVYRVLGGLGKDAPSPEVENHDADGSATETGTTKKAQKPKKKHSYKTIEQNISNLNVSEADRKCEIDPMFQKTAASFDECSTAGVFLSTLHCHDYRSELLFPSDVQTLSTEEPLELPDLGWVEMTDLKAPLQQCVEDCQICPSLAGFQFTQWDSEAHNESVSALVDKFKKNEQVFDINAEVEEDDCGDFPDGPVEDDFDANDEPEHSMAGDNAEFRSWKEPCHTHSCPEEMIPLGDGDIRTMCPLLSMKPGEYSYFSPRTMSMWAGPDHWRFRPRLKHDAASKSENKKKNTKKDFEIDFDDDIDFDIYFRKTKAATILTKSTLENQNWRATTLPTDFLYETDNLVQLHLKPGTRLLKMAQGQRAGTEHYEEIGDYDYNNPNDTSNFCPGLQAADSDYEESDDLFVGPVGTFDLTSCHPPKTTQEDDDIPEVQGLDITTYGESNLVAEPQKVEVNKIEIHYAKTAKKMDMKKLKQSMWSLLTEFSKHADAETNHSETGKDGDMGKVADEKMLSRLTKDLQKSLPPLMAQNLSIPLAFACLLHLANEKNLKLEGTEDLSDILVRQGD; from the exons ATGGGGCCTCCCTGCCCAG AAATCCGTGGACACCCCCACAGTACCTCCTCACCTTCAGAACGGGTGTTCTCGATGCCCCTGCCTCGGAAGGCCCCTCTCAATACTCCTGGCACCCCCGTCCTTGAAGACTTTCCTCAGAATGACGACGAAAAGGAGCGACTGCAGCGGAGGCGCTCCCGAGTCCTGGACCTGCAGTTCAGCGCAGACTCGCCTCATTTGCTAGCCTCCCCATCGAGCAG GAATATTGACGTTTCAGCCACGATTCCTAAATTTACAAATACACAGATTACAGAACATTACTCCACCTGTATCAAACTATCCACTGAAAAT aaaattACTACCAAGAATGCTTTTGGTTTGCACTTGATTGATTTCATGTCAGAGATTCTTAAACAGAAAGACACCGAACCGACCAACTTTAAA GTGGCCGCTGGCACTCTGGATGCCAGCACCAAGATCTACGCTGTGCGGGTGGACGCTGTCCATGCCGATGTATACAGAGTCCTCGGGGGGCTGGGCAAAGATGCGCCATCTCCAGAGGTAGAGAACCATGATGCAG atgGAAGTGCTACTGAGACAGGAACAACCAAAAAGGCTCAAAAGCCAAAGAAGAAGCACTCCTACAAAACCATCGAACAGAATATAAGCAACCTCAATGTCTCTGAAGCAGATCGGAAGTGTGAG ATCGATCCCATGTTTCAGAAGACAGCAGCCTCATTCGATGAGTGCAGCACAGCGGGGGTATTTCTCTCGACCCTCCACTGCCATGACTACAGAAGTGAGCTGCTGTTTCCTTCCGATGTCCAGACTCTCTCCACTGAAGAACCCCTGGAGTTGCCAGATTTAGGTTGGGTAGAAATGACAGATTTAAAGG CGCCCTTGCAACAGTGTGTGGAAGATTGCCAGATCTGCCCTTCCCTGGCCGGGTTCCAGTTCACTCAATGGGACAGCGAGGCACATAATGAG TCCGTGTCTGCCCTGGTAGACAAGTTCAAGAAAAACGAACAGGTGTTTGACATCAACGCCGAGGTAGAGGAGGATGACTGCGGGGATTTTCCTGATGGGCCCGTGGAGGACGACTTTGATGCAAACGATGAGCCTGAACACAGCATGGCTGGGGACAACGCTGAGTTCAGGAGCTGGAAGGAACCCTGCCACACTCATAGCTGCCC GGAAGAAATGATTCCCCTTGGGGATGGAGACATTAGGACCATGTGCCCCCTTCTGTCCATGAAACCTGGAGAATATTCCTATTTTAGTCCCCGTACCATGTCGATGTGGGCTGGCCCGGATCACTGGCGCTTTAGACCCCGACTCAAAC ATGATGCTGCCtccaaatcagaaaacaaaaagaagaatacaaagaaagattttgaaattGACTTTGATGATGATATTGACTTTGACATATATTTTCGAAAAACAAAG gctgcTACTATTCTGACCAAATCCACTTTGGAGAATCAGAATTGGAGAGCTACCACTCTTCCTACGGATTTCCTGTATGAGACTGATAATCTTGTCCAGCTGCATCTCAAACCAGGAACCAGG TTACTTAAGATGGCCCAAGGCCAGAGGGCAGGAACTGAACATTATGAAGAAATTGGAGACTATGATTACAACAACCCTAACGACACCTCCAACTTTTGCCCTGGATTACAG GCTGCTGACAGTGATTATGAAGAGTCGGATGATTTATTTGTGGGACCAGTTGGGACCTTTGACCTTACATCTTGCCATCCACCTAAAACAACACAAGAGGATGATGATATCCCTGAAGTCCAAGGATTGGACATCACCACTTATGGGGAGTCGAATCTGGTAGCTGAACCTCAGAAGGTAGAG gtaaataaaattgaaatccaTTATGCCAAGACTGCCAAAAAGATGGACATGAAGAAGTTGAAGCAAAGCATGTGGAGTTTGCTGACAGAGTTCTCCAAGCATGCAGACGCGGAG ACAAACCACAGTGAAACTGGAAAAGACGGGGACATGGGAAAGGTGGCTGATGAGAAGATGCTCAGCAGGCTCACAAAGGATCTGCAGAAGAG CTTGCCTCCCCTCATGGCTCAGAACCTCTCTATACCTCTGGCCTTTGCCTGTCTCCTACATTTAGCCAATGAAAAG AATCTAAAGCTGGAAGGAACTGAGGACCTTTCCGACATTCTTGTGAGGCAAGGGGATTGA
- the NCAPH gene encoding condensin complex subunit 2 isoform X3, with product MGPPCPEIRGHPHSTSSPSERVFSMPLPRKAPLNTPGTPVLEDFPQNDDEKERLQRRRSRVLDLQFSADSPHLLASPSSRNIDVSATIPKFTNTQITEHYSTCIKLSTENKITTKNAFGLHLIDFMSEILKQKDTEPTNFKVAAGTLDASTKIYAVRVDAVHADVYRVLGGLGKDAPSPEVENHDADGSATETGTTKKAQKPKKKHSYKTIEQNISNLNVSEADRKCEIDPMFQKTAASFDECSTAGVFLSTLHCHDYRSELLFPSDVQTLSTEEPLELPDLGWVEMTDLKAPLQQCVEDCQICPSLAGFQFTQWDSEAHNESVSALVDKFKKNEQVFDINAEVEEDDCGDFPDGPVEDDFDANDEPEHSMAGDNAEFRSWKEPCHTHSCPEEMIPLGDGDIRTMCPLLSMKPGEYSYFSPRTMSMWAGPDHWRFRPRLKHDAASKSENKKKNTKKDFEIDFDDDIDFDIYFRKTKAATILTKSTLENQNWRATTLPTDFLYETDNLVQLHLKPGTRLLKMAQGQRAGTEHYEEIGDYDYNNPNDTSNFCPGLQAADSDYEESDDLFVGPVGTFDLTSCHPPKTTQEDDDIPEVQGLDITTYGESNLVAEPQKVEVNKIEIHYAKTAKKMDMKKLKQSMWSLLTEFSKHADAETNHSETGKDGDMGKVADEKMLSRLTKDLQKSLPPLMAQNLSIPLAFACLLHLANEKPLWE from the exons ATGGGGCCTCCCTGCCCAG AAATCCGTGGACACCCCCACAGTACCTCCTCACCTTCAGAACGGGTGTTCTCGATGCCCCTGCCTCGGAAGGCCCCTCTCAATACTCCTGGCACCCCCGTCCTTGAAGACTTTCCTCAGAATGACGACGAAAAGGAGCGACTGCAGCGGAGGCGCTCCCGAGTCCTGGACCTGCAGTTCAGCGCAGACTCGCCTCATTTGCTAGCCTCCCCATCGAGCAG GAATATTGACGTTTCAGCCACGATTCCTAAATTTACAAATACACAGATTACAGAACATTACTCCACCTGTATCAAACTATCCACTGAAAAT aaaattACTACCAAGAATGCTTTTGGTTTGCACTTGATTGATTTCATGTCAGAGATTCTTAAACAGAAAGACACCGAACCGACCAACTTTAAA GTGGCCGCTGGCACTCTGGATGCCAGCACCAAGATCTACGCTGTGCGGGTGGACGCTGTCCATGCCGATGTATACAGAGTCCTCGGGGGGCTGGGCAAAGATGCGCCATCTCCAGAGGTAGAGAACCATGATGCAG atgGAAGTGCTACTGAGACAGGAACAACCAAAAAGGCTCAAAAGCCAAAGAAGAAGCACTCCTACAAAACCATCGAACAGAATATAAGCAACCTCAATGTCTCTGAAGCAGATCGGAAGTGTGAG ATCGATCCCATGTTTCAGAAGACAGCAGCCTCATTCGATGAGTGCAGCACAGCGGGGGTATTTCTCTCGACCCTCCACTGCCATGACTACAGAAGTGAGCTGCTGTTTCCTTCCGATGTCCAGACTCTCTCCACTGAAGAACCCCTGGAGTTGCCAGATTTAGGTTGGGTAGAAATGACAGATTTAAAGG CGCCCTTGCAACAGTGTGTGGAAGATTGCCAGATCTGCCCTTCCCTGGCCGGGTTCCAGTTCACTCAATGGGACAGCGAGGCACATAATGAG TCCGTGTCTGCCCTGGTAGACAAGTTCAAGAAAAACGAACAGGTGTTTGACATCAACGCCGAGGTAGAGGAGGATGACTGCGGGGATTTTCCTGATGGGCCCGTGGAGGACGACTTTGATGCAAACGATGAGCCTGAACACAGCATGGCTGGGGACAACGCTGAGTTCAGGAGCTGGAAGGAACCCTGCCACACTCATAGCTGCCC GGAAGAAATGATTCCCCTTGGGGATGGAGACATTAGGACCATGTGCCCCCTTCTGTCCATGAAACCTGGAGAATATTCCTATTTTAGTCCCCGTACCATGTCGATGTGGGCTGGCCCGGATCACTGGCGCTTTAGACCCCGACTCAAAC ATGATGCTGCCtccaaatcagaaaacaaaaagaagaatacaaagaaagattttgaaattGACTTTGATGATGATATTGACTTTGACATATATTTTCGAAAAACAAAG gctgcTACTATTCTGACCAAATCCACTTTGGAGAATCAGAATTGGAGAGCTACCACTCTTCCTACGGATTTCCTGTATGAGACTGATAATCTTGTCCAGCTGCATCTCAAACCAGGAACCAGG TTACTTAAGATGGCCCAAGGCCAGAGGGCAGGAACTGAACATTATGAAGAAATTGGAGACTATGATTACAACAACCCTAACGACACCTCCAACTTTTGCCCTGGATTACAG GCTGCTGACAGTGATTATGAAGAGTCGGATGATTTATTTGTGGGACCAGTTGGGACCTTTGACCTTACATCTTGCCATCCACCTAAAACAACACAAGAGGATGATGATATCCCTGAAGTCCAAGGATTGGACATCACCACTTATGGGGAGTCGAATCTGGTAGCTGAACCTCAGAAGGTAGAG gtaaataaaattgaaatccaTTATGCCAAGACTGCCAAAAAGATGGACATGAAGAAGTTGAAGCAAAGCATGTGGAGTTTGCTGACAGAGTTCTCCAAGCATGCAGACGCGGAG ACAAACCACAGTGAAACTGGAAAAGACGGGGACATGGGAAAGGTGGCTGATGAGAAGATGCTCAGCAGGCTCACAAAGGATCTGCAGAAGAG CTTGCCTCCCCTCATGGCTCAGAACCTCTCTATACCTCTGGCCTTTGCCTGTCTCCTACATTTAGCCAATGAAAAG CCACTCTGGGAATGA